One genomic window of Saprospiraceae bacterium includes the following:
- a CDS encoding T9SS type A sorting domain-containing protein — protein MKRTLLFFTLLFCCMSLTAQVISHQYNYRINPEQDAHYSLSNPGRGNRSALKFNISRIPQGAKIKVAQLNVHVLYSQINWDGDVIFYNLNNQNWEETQPADSLELSFRSDSTHQDSLFGMMQLGWHSSIDLSQIVLRDYTQKNDYCSIFMVDPDDQNATFTPNTPLFDHDTLVCGEDMNDGQMVFWSSESADTLLRPYLGIRYCFDTDTAFKLSACDSITLNGETFYSSGVYKQVIPNSTGCDSTINIELTILNSSTSTENLSACDSIEVNGLKYFRSGSYQQVLLNHVGCDSILTLHLQIHPSYLSQIILSDCDSVSLNGVSYKTSGIYTQTFSSIYGCDSILEITVVINPNTFGSITRKGCDRLVINGDVFSQSGTYTQILTNANGCDSILTLILTINFSNSEELVIEDCDSIIVNGVVFYRSGNYRQSFTNKDGCDSSLLLKLTIHKSTKDTFTYTACNGLVINGQSYDTSGIYVLNYKSIFNCDSVIILNISINQSTTGSLSLMECDSALINQQKYDSSGVYTQILSNANGCDSLLIISLTIAASNSENLQIDGCDSIVVNGSSYYRSGNYIQNLVNTAGCDSILNIEALIISIDTAIIVNGNTLTSADTTAQYQWVDCDLNFAALPGDTNFTFTATQSGNYALVLFKKSCTDTSACYPLTVVSTKDEDSEHGVIVFPNPSNGELKVIQEKGQAFETLRVMNLSGNCISTHKLNASKWNTFDFSDLAPGMYILELKSNELKRQLKWMKH, from the coding sequence ATGAAAAGAACACTACTCTTTTTTACGCTACTATTTTGCTGTATGAGCCTTACAGCGCAGGTTATCTCCCACCAGTACAATTACAGGATTAACCCGGAACAGGATGCACATTATTCGCTTTCAAATCCAGGGAGAGGTAACAGATCTGCATTGAAATTTAATATTTCAAGAATTCCACAAGGGGCCAAAATCAAAGTTGCACAACTGAATGTGCACGTTCTTTATTCTCAGATTAACTGGGATGGAGATGTCATTTTTTACAATTTGAACAACCAAAACTGGGAAGAAACCCAACCAGCAGATTCCCTGGAATTGTCTTTCCGTTCTGATTCAACACATCAGGACAGTTTGTTTGGGATGATGCAACTAGGCTGGCACAGTTCCATTGACTTGTCGCAGATTGTTTTAAGAGATTACACGCAAAAAAATGATTATTGCAGCATTTTTATGGTTGATCCGGACGATCAGAATGCTACGTTTACGCCTAACACACCCTTGTTTGATCATGACACCCTGGTCTGCGGTGAGGACATGAATGATGGTCAGATGGTTTTTTGGTCTTCTGAAAGTGCAGATACATTGCTCCGGCCATATTTGGGCATCAGGTATTGTTTTGATACAGACACCGCTTTCAAATTATCTGCCTGCGACAGCATCACACTCAATGGAGAAACATTTTATAGTTCAGGAGTCTATAAACAAGTGATTCCCAATTCAACGGGTTGTGACTCCACTATTAATATTGAGTTAACCATATTAAACAGCAGCACTTCAACGGAGAACTTAAGTGCTTGTGATAGCATTGAAGTAAACGGACTGAAGTATTTTCGTTCAGGTAGCTACCAACAAGTTTTGCTTAATCACGTCGGTTGCGATTCAATACTCACTTTACATTTGCAAATACATCCCAGTTACCTGAGTCAAATTATATTAAGTGATTGCGACAGCGTAAGTTTAAATGGTGTTTCCTACAAAACTTCCGGAATTTATACACAAACTTTCAGCAGCATTTATGGCTGTGATTCCATCCTTGAAATTACTGTAGTTATTAATCCAAATACTTTTGGAAGTATTACCAGAAAAGGCTGTGATCGTTTGGTCATCAATGGAGATGTTTTTAGTCAAAGCGGAACGTATACTCAGATATTGACCAATGCAAATGGTTGTGATTCTATACTTACCTTAATTCTGACTATAAATTTCAGCAACAGTGAGGAATTGGTAATCGAGGATTGTGATAGCATTATAGTAAATGGAGTTGTCTTTTACAGATCCGGAAATTACAGGCAATCATTTACAAACAAAGATGGTTGCGATTCTTCTTTATTGCTCAAACTCACCATCCACAAAAGCACAAAAGATACATTTACTTATACTGCATGCAACGGATTGGTCATCAACGGACAATCTTACGATACCAGTGGGATCTACGTATTGAATTATAAATCAATTTTCAATTGTGATTCTGTGATTATTCTGAACATTTCAATCAATCAAAGTACAACTGGTAGCCTGAGCCTTATGGAATGTGACAGTGCCCTGATCAATCAACAGAAATATGATAGCAGCGGAGTCTATACTCAAATTTTAAGTAATGCAAATGGTTGTGATTCTCTTTTGATCATCAGTTTGACCATTGCAGCGAGCAATTCTGAAAATCTCCAGATTGATGGCTGTGACAGCATTGTTGTTAATGGCAGTTCTTATTATCGAAGTGGAAATTACATACAGAATCTGGTAAATACTGCGGGCTGTGATTCAATACTCAATATTGAAGCTTTAATTATTAGTATAGATACAGCGATCATCGTAAATGGTAATACATTAACAAGTGCAGACACAACTGCTCAATACCAATGGGTAGATTGTGATCTTAATTTTGCAGCATTGCCGGGAGATACTAATTTTACTTTCACAGCAACACAAAGCGGAAATTATGCACTCGTATTATTTAAAAAATCGTGTACAGATACAAGCGCATGTTATCCGCTTACGGTAGTTAGCACAAAAGATGAAGATTCGGAGCACGGAGTTATCGTATTCCCGAATCCTTCCAATGGCGAGCTGAAAGTCATTCAGGAAAAAGGACAAGCATTTGAAACACTTCGGGTCATGAACCTATCTGGCAATTGTATTTCTACCCATAAATTAAATGCGTCAAAGTGGAATACTTTTGATTTCTCTGATCTTGCACCGGGAATGTATATCCTTGAGTTAAAATCAAATGAACTCAAACGCCAATTAAAGTGGATGAAACATTGA